From Aegilops tauschii subsp. strangulata cultivar AL8/78 chromosome 5, Aet v6.0, whole genome shotgun sequence:
caccttttgaggcctttctctcctttcccgtatggcccattaaggcccaatacgaattcccgtaactctccggtactccgaaaaatatccgaatcactcggaacctttccgaagtccgaatatagtcgtccaatatatcgatttttacgtctcgaccatttcgagactcctcgccatatccccgatctcatccgggactccgaactccttcggtacatcaaaactcaatgaaactgtcatcataacgttaagcgtgcggaccctacgggttcgagaactatgtagacatgaccgagacacgtctccggtcaataaccaatagcgggacctggatgcccatattggctcccacatattctacgaagatctttatcggtcagaccgcataacaacatacgttgttccctttgtcaccggtatgttacttgcccgagatttgatcgtcggtatctcgatacctagttcaatctcgttaccggcaagtctctttactcgttccgtaacacatcatcccgcaactaactcattagtcacaatgcttgcgaggcttatagtgatgtgcattaccgagtgggcccaaagatacctctccgacaatcggagtgacaaatcctaatctcgaaatacgccaacccaacaagtacctttggagacacctgtagagcacctttataatcacccatttacgttgtgatgtttggtagcacacaaagtgttcctccggtaaacgggagttgcataatctcatagtcataggaacatgtataagtcatgaagaaagcaatagcaacatactaaacgatcgagtgctaagctaacggaatgggtcaagtcaataacgtcattcttctaatgaggtgatctcgttaatcaaatgacaacttatgtctatggctaggaaacataaccatctttgattaacgagctagtcaagtagaggcatactagtgacactctgtttgtctatatattcacacatgtattatgtttccggttaatacaattctagcatgaataataaacatttatcatgatacaaggaaataaataatacgttattattgcctctagggcatatttccttcgggTCCACCATTCTTGCAAGAATCAAATACACAAAAAACCTAATGCAGAGAAAACCATACATCCAACAAATCTAACCAAAAAATCTTCTTGCCACAAACCCTACAATCTAAAAACTACCACATTAAAGTGATAAGCAGATACCTTCTGCTCCGCCTGCTCCTCGCCAGAGTCGGCCTCCACCTTCTCCACCTCGTGCGCCTCGCCAGAGCCCGCCTCCACCTTCTGCGCCTCGCCGGAGATCGCCAGAGCGGGCGCATCTGGCTGGACTGCGCCGCTGCAGCCCGCCCCCGCCTTCTCCAGATCTGCAGCGGGGGGAGCACCGTGCTGGATGCCGGCACGTCCCCTCACAAAGGTGCCCGCAGCgacctgccgcgcctgctccaccAGATCTGCGCCCCAATCGGGGCGCTCGCCTCCTGCGtccgccatggcgatggagaggatgcggtgagggcgacgagaatgttggagaggagagggagtggggagtggggagtggggagagggagacgaTGCGGCGGGGGGGAATGGTGGGCGATGCGGCCGGAGGTGGTTGCCGTCCACATTTATATGATGGGACGATTTTGGAATCTACCCGTGACACGTGCTGCCCCACGCGCGGGCGGctccacgcgtgcacgaaacgcCACCATATACAAATACGTATACGGCCGGGCATACGATCTAACCGGGCTCGTACGGGCCTCCCTGGGCTCCTCGACGGCTATACGCGGGGCAACAAAGACGATCGTGCCCCTCGTTATTAACCGTTTTTGGTTCATCCTGGCCGTCGATGTGTTTTTCCACCTCGCGTTCAGCCCAGGAGGGGAGCACCGGAGCAGAAACGCACGAAACCAAGGACGAGCGCCGGCGGGCATAGGTGGAGGGTGTCGCTGCCCAGGTGGAGGGTGAGCGCGGCAACGGGGTTAGCTGCGCGAGATTGTGGGTGGGGTGGGGAGCTTCGCGAAccggtttttttttttttttgctagaTCCAACGGCCAGTGCGACTGGTGTCGGGCGGCTAGCACGACTGTTGGAAATTTgggccggccggccggccagcGCCTAGCACTGCCCAATCCATGTTTTAGTTGGTATAACTTTTTATTTCCACGCTTGGGCGAACCGTCTATACAGTTGCCATTACACCACGCGATCTACTCCAGTGGTACAACGGTTAACCTCCCGATTCCCGTGTGGTGTTTGATCGACCGTGTGCCGGCCTGCTCGAGTTGTGCTTGTGCAAGCACCTGTGCGGCTCCCGGACAATGTAAATCTCATCTCCGGCGCTCCCGTAGTGGTCCTGGTTCCTGTGCCATCTCCACAGAGCGTGCGTCTCGTTCTTCACCTGCGTGAACCAATTGCGTCGTCTCACATCGGTCAAACGAACCATATATCTAGCTGGTCAGAATTCTCTTCGATCTTGTTTTCCTCGTACGTACGTACCTCGAGGATGCCGTGGCCGAAGCTGCTCTCCCGGTAGGCGCTGTAGTCCGGCTGCCGGTCCCAGCAGAACCTGCCGGCGGCCGGGCCGGACGTGAAGTTGGAGGCGCAGAAGCCGCCGATGAAGGCGTTGGGCTTGGGCCGCGGGTCCGGGCAGTGCCCCGGCTCGTCGGCGTGGGTGGTGGCCATCTTCTCGCGGTTCCCGCCGTCGCCCACCGAGATGTGCACGGCGCCGCACGGGTCCAGCGTGTAGTTGAACACCCGGTTGGAGCGCTCATACGCGTGCACCTGCATCACACAGCAAGCGAGTGATCACTCTCGGCTGCTTGCCAATGTCCAGAGAACGGAGGTAGGTCGATCCGTGTCAGTCAGAGGGTGTGATTGAGGTGTTACATGGCCGGTGAAGGCGATGTCGAGGCCGTGGGAGTAGAGCAGCTCCTCCATGGCCACTCTCATGCACTCCACCTCCCTGTAGTGAGCCTTGTAGGTGGTGTACCATGGCGCGTGCCAGCCGGCGACCAGCCACGGCGTCACCGACCTGTCCACCTTCGCCAGGTCCTTCTCCAGCCATCTGTACTGCTCCCCTGACCTGCCGTAGTCGGCGTAGGCGCCGAGCATGAGGAAATGGATCCCGCCGGCGTCGAACGAGTAGTAGAAGGGGGAGAAGGACCCGCTCTCCGTCGACGGGAACGCGAACCGGGAGCGGTAGGCCGCGAACGTCTTGTTCCCGATCTGCTCCTCTATCTCATGGTTCCCTTCCACCACCATCATCGGCGTCCCCGACGTCAGCGCCTCCATGTACCTTCCCCAGTAGTCCCAGCGCGGCTGGTACGTCTCGTGGATGGGCGTCGACTTGCCGAACGCGCACGAGTAGCAGTCCGCTCCGGTGCCGTTGGTGAGGTACATGTTGGCGTAGCACACGTCGCCGACGAGGAGGACCAGGTCCGGCCGGTTGCTCGCCATGTGGTCCACGGTGGAGGTGGTGTTGTACGTGAGCCCGAGGTCTCCCACCACGGCGATCCTCCCCGGGTAGCTCCGCGGCCCCACCGCCGGCATCGTCCGGAACGCGTGGACGGCGCTCATCGCCCCCGGGAGGGCCGGGTCGCCGCACTGGTAGTAGTACTTCGTCGCAGGCTCAAGCCCTGCATGCAGATACTTCATTGCACTCCCAAaaaatatgcaaaaaaaaaaaatgaTTGTGGAACAGGGGATCAACGAACGACGGCGGTCACCTTGGAGGCGGACGTGGTGGATGATGCCGGAGGTGTAGTTCTGGAGGCCCTCGAAGGGGTAGAGCTGGCTGTACACGAGCGCGTCGCCGGTGGCCTGGCGAACCAAAGAATCGGCGGCGAGCCCGTAGCGCACGACGCTGGCGACCGTGCCAGGGTCCAGCGGCTTGACGGTGCCGCCCATCTGGAATTCCCCTGCGGAACCAAGAGTCAATGCCATCCAACCCAGGAATCAGAGTCCGGTGAGCAGATTACTACCGGTGATCCAGGAGACCCAGGCAGAGGTGGGAGCGGCGGAGAGCGCGACGGCGATCTGCTCGGGAGCCCAGCCCGTGGCCCGGCGCTGCACCCGGGGGTCCGTGTCCGGCAGGTCCACCGCGTGGCCCCTGTCTTCCCGCAGCGCCACCGTGACCGGCCGTGACGGGCCCGTGAGCGTCGACGCAGGCtcagcagccgccgccgccgcggccgcgagCAGCAGCAGCGACCCCCACCACATGTTGTTGCTTGGCATTGACAGAATTGGGATGCCTTTGGCAGGAAACTTATATGAATCGGGCAGAGGAGGTTGGAGCCGGAAGTGGAACTCGGTGGGTCTTCGTCCATCGTCTGGAACCTGCCGCCCATCTTGGACCGCCAAGATAATAAACGAGCAAACTTTGCCGCCTGCGCTTTGGTGCCTTGTGAACGCGCAGGCAGCTGCACTAGCCAAGTTTGGACGCCTTCGTCCCATGCATGACTCGTGTTCTACAAAGTGTAGCTTGAAACTAAAGCGCAAGCAACAAAATATGCAGCTATGGCTCGTCCAAAAAAGTTCAAGCCGGTGAATAAGGTCTAAAACGATCAACGCATATATCCAACTCCATTAACAAGATTAATAGAAGTCCAAGCAAAATTGCATGGTCAACAAATAAAAGGAGAAGGCAAAAAATGAAAGGTCAAAGTCAAcattgaaatcactcttgtttacctcCCATAATGATCCTAGACGGCTAGACCCCTCCAGACTTCACCGGTGAGTCCGTGGATTTGCCTCCACTCTGCCTACCGCTCCGGCGGCCGATGGCGCGGACGAGAATCCCGATGCCTTCGCTCCGGTTAGTAGTTTAGGTTAGGTTTGGTTTTCtttaatgaaaatcggaaggggaaaacccttcttttatcaaaaaaaaatttaggTTAGGTTTTTTTAGTCCTCGTAAGTGCGGCCTTCGGGTGGATGGCAAGGCTTCTTCTTCGAGTTTGTCTTCCGGGCTCCGATCCTCCTCGAGTTCACTCATCTGGGTAGTTGACGGAGCTCCGACGTAGATTCTTGTTGTCTTCTTGGGGCGGTGGGGTTAGGGTTTCTCGTCATGTGGCGAGATTTGGTGTCAAATGCTTCAGATCTATGCAAGTGTTCAATGGCAATGACTGCGACTCCAAAGCGTCGATCCTTAGGGGTACGTGCGTGAAGACTTCCCGGCTGTCATTGACAAGGTCAAGGCGGCTCCGGTGGCGCGTCAGCAGCTTATTCTAGTGGCAGTGGTGGTCGTTCGTTGGGCTCGGAATCTCGATGTagtttttattatgtttgagatACTTTGTACCTCCGATGAATTTTTATAAGAGATCTAATccttttcgcaaaaaaaagagtcAAGAATGAAGTCTAGAAGGAAATGAGCCCAAATCTAAATGAGGCCCAACTAGCTAAAGGTCCATTCACACATGGATGAAAATGATTAATGTACCATGGACTATGGATCCACCCTTGACTACTTTTATGGACTCATGGATATAGACTTAT
This genomic window contains:
- the LOC109740816 gene encoding purple acid phosphatase 15; protein product: MPSNNMWWGSLLLLAAAAAAAAEPASTLTGPSRPVTVALREDRGHAVDLPDTDPRVQRRATGWAPEQIAVALSAAPTSAWVSWITGEFQMGGTVKPLDPGTVASVVRYGLAADSLVRQATGDALVYSQLYPFEGLQNYTSGIIHHVRLQGLEPATKYYYQCGDPALPGAMSAVHAFRTMPAVGPRSYPGRIAVVGDLGLTYNTTSTVDHMASNRPDLVLLVGDVCYANMYLTNGTGADCYSCAFGKSTPIHETYQPRWDYWGRYMEALTSGTPMMVVEGNHEIEEQIGNKTFAAYRSRFAFPSTESGSFSPFYYSFDAGGIHFLMLGAYADYGRSGEQYRWLEKDLAKVDRSVTPWLVAGWHAPWYTTYKAHYREVECMRVAMEELLYSHGLDIAFTGHVHAYERSNRVFNYTLDPCGAVHISVGDGGNREKMATTHADEPGHCPDPRPKPNAFIGGFCASNFTSGPAAGRFCWDRQPDYSAYRESSFGHGILEVKNETHALWRWHRNQDHYGSAGDEIYIVREPHRCLHKHNSSRPAHGRSNTTRESGG